One Brassica napus cultivar Da-Ae chromosome C4, Da-Ae, whole genome shotgun sequence genomic region harbors:
- the LOC125585989 gene encoding uncharacterized protein LOC125585989 — MLLIDQEETVIQGFIPAGRIDTYLPHMRAGGLYRLNSFFGSHNKNLYRVAEPSFTITFSSTSVLSNLTDSPVCFLEDRFRIHGYEEFDAACDLRGDLYDYVGHIKLVNGQVLSDSLMLDDAEMASSRRVLLHVQTHDGPVMKLYLWDKAASDFSEKFKAFGGTARVVLVTTLNPKRFGGPYYQPF; from the exons ATGCTTCTCATCGACCAAGAG GAGACTGTCATCCAGGGTTTCATCCCAGCTGGGAGGATAGACACTTATTTGCCACACATGAGAGCTGGTGGCCTTTACAGACTCAACAGTTTTTTCGGTTCTCACAACAAGAATTTGTATCGTGTTGCGGAACCAAGTTTCACCATCACATTCTCATCGACTTCTGTCCTCTCTAATCTAACGGACAGTCCGGTTTGTTTCCTTGAGGACCGGTTCCGGATCCATGGATATGAGGAGTTCGATGCTGCCTGCGACTTGAGAGGGGATCTTTATG ATTATGTTGGCCACATCAAGCTTGTGAATGGACAGGTTCTAAGTGATAGTCTCATGCTAGATGATGCCGAGATGGCTTCATCACGCCGCGTCTTGCTCCATGTTCAAACACATGA TGGTCCGGTGATGAAGTTGTACCTATGGGACAAGGCTGCCTCAGATTTTAGTGAGAAATTTAAAGCATTTGGAGGAACCGCACGTGTTGTTTTGGTCACTACTTTAAACCCGAAACGATTTGGAGGTCCGTATTATcaacctttttaa